Genomic DNA from Streptomyces venezuelae:
GCCGACCCCGGAGTGCCCGACGAAAGCGGTGACCTTGCCGTCGAGCAGTTCGTGGACGCGCGCGAGCTCCGCGCCGTCGGTGAACTCCTCGCGGCTGGTGACGACATAGGGGATGTCGAGGGAGGCGTACGTCTCCAGGAGCTTGTCGGCGGAGGCCAGGTCCGACTTGGTCAGGACGAGAATGGGCTCGAGGCCGCCGTCGTACGCCGCCACGACGCACCGGTCGATCAGGCGCGGGCGCGGCTCGGGGTCGGCGAGGGCCGTGACGATGGCCAGCTGATCGGCGTTGGCGACGACCACCCGCTCGTACGGGTCGTCGTCGTCGGCGGTGCGCCGCAGGACGGAGGTGCGCTCCGCGATCCGCACGATCCGCGCGAGCGTGTCCTTCTTGCCGGAGAGGTCCCCGACGACCGCGACCCTGTCGCCCACCACGGCGGCCTTGCGGCCCAGCTCGCGGGCCTTCATCGCCATCACGATCCGGTCGTCGACCAGGACGGTGAGCCGGCCCCGGTCGACGGTGAGGACCATGCCCTCGGCCGCGTCCTCGTGCTTGGGCCTGATGTGGGTGCGGGGGCGGTTGCCCTTGCGGTTGGGGCGGACGCGGATGTCGTCCTCGTCGGGGTTCTTGCCGTAGCGGCGCAT
This window encodes:
- the rsgA gene encoding ribosome small subunit-dependent GTPase A; translated protein: MRRYGKNPDEDDIRVRPNRKGNRPRTHIRPKHEDAAEGMVLTVDRGRLTVLVDDRIVMAMKARELGRKAAVVGDRVAVVGDLSGKKDTLARIVRIAERTSVLRRTADDDDPYERVVVANADQLAIVTALADPEPRPRLIDRCVVAAYDGGLEPILVLTKSDLASADKLLETYASLDIPYVVTSREEFTDGAELARVHELLDGKVTAFVGHSGVGKTTLVNALVPEERRRTTGHVNAVTGRGRHTTTSALALPLEGSDGWVIDTPGVRSFGLNHVDPSRVILAFPDLEPGTVECPRGCSHDEKDCALDAWVADGHADPSRLYSLRRLLAARERREGD